The proteins below come from a single Candida albicans SC5314 chromosome 7, complete sequence genomic window:
- a CDS encoding uncharacterized protein (Putative vacuolar transporter of large neutral amino acids; possibly transcriptionally regulated upon hyphal formation; not the true Avt1 ortholog of S. cerevisiae) yields MIEEDENTSLLSRRPSHSFLDTPIGSFKGPNSLHNFASSFTRAQSFAANKIDNSIHKKRSFFVSGDGGTVEDDETFDPELLVPSYRGERLSTVMHDIQSRNQLFMNPPNQLDQSVSPNNDVFFHDDVMNALNESRSRQNSTFGNSQFKHRIYSAPSFSSFRSSISAATTPSIFQVRKIEDEDGNVVTVLAGQSTAPQTIFNSVNVLIGVGLLALPVGLMKAGWVYGIPILLVCGLTTYWTACLLSKAMDTDDTIMTYADLGYAAYGSMAKLVISVLFSIDLLGAGVSLIVLFSDSLYALLGDDQVWTRTRFKILSFIVLTPFTFVPLPILSIISLFGILSTISITILVMVCGLLKPTAPGSLLETMPTNLYPKSLPDLLLAIGILMAPFGGHAIFPNLKSDMRHPYKFTQTLRSTYSITLLTDCSMAVLGFLMFGQNCSNEVTNTLLTTAGYPKWCYPLISGLICLVPLAKTPLNAKPIISTLDVLFGVANISTNKIRETVNSLGRFVIRIGVNAVFVVLAILFPEFDKIIGMLGASICFIICIILPCLFYVRLCGSKIRGFERFMVYSAIFISCVLASAATWAVLNY; encoded by the coding sequence ATGATTGAGGAAGACGAAAATACTTCTTTACTTTCTAGACGTCCGTCTCACAGCTTTCTTGACACTCCAATAGGCTCTTTCAAAGGACCCAACTCATTACACAACTTTGCAAGTTCTTTCACCAGAGCCCAGTCCTTTGCTGCCAATAAAATCGATAATTCGATTCATAAGAAAAGATCTTTCTTTGTTAGTGGTGATGGCGGAACTGTTGAAGATGACGAAACTTTTGACCCTGAGTTATTAGTTCCCTCGTATCGCGGTGAAAGGTTAAGCACGGTTATGCACGATATTCAGAGCAGAAACCAGTTATTCATGAATCCTCCCAACCAGTTGGACCAGAGTGTTTCTCCCAACAACGATGTGTTTTTCCATGATGATGTAATGAACGCATTAAACGAATCCAGATCAAGACAGAATTCGACATTTGGCAACTCACAATTTAAACACAGAATATACTCGGCCCCATCCTTTTCGAGTTTCAGATCTTCAATCTCAGCTGCTACCACACCTTCAATTTTCCAGGTGAGAAAAATAGAAGATGAAGACGGTAATGTGGTTACTGTTTTGGCTGGTCAGTCAACTGCCCCacaaacaattttcaattccgTTAATGTTTTGATAGGTGTGGGCCTTTTAGCATTACCTGTGGGATTAATGAAAGCAGGATGGGTTTATGGTATTCCCATTTTGTTAGTTTGCGGTTTGACGACCTATTGGACAGCATGCTTGCTCTCAAAGGCAATGGATACCGACGACACTATTATGACATATGCTGATTTGGGATATGCCGCATATGGTTCCATGGCCAAGTTGGTCATATCTGTACTTTTTTCTATTGACTTGTTGGGTGCTGGTGTATCattgattgttttgtttaGTGATTCCTTGTATGCATTATTGGGGGATGACCAAGTCTGGACAAGGACTCGTTTTAAAATATTGAGTTTTATTGTGCTTACTCCATTTACATTTGTGCCCTTGCCCATTTTGTCAATTATATCCTTGTTTGGTATACTCTCGACAATTTCAATCACCATTTTGGTAATGGTGTGTGGTTTGCTCAAGCCAACTGCACCAGGATCATTATTGGAGACAATGCCAACGAACTTGTATCCCAAATCGTTACCCGATTTACTTTTGGCCATTGGGATCTTGATGGCACCGTTTGGTGGACATGCCATTTTCCCAAATCTAAAATCTGATATGAGGCACCCATACAAGTTTACACAGACACTACGCTCTACATATTCAATCACATTACTAACTGATTGTTCAATGGCGGTGTTGGGATTTTTAATGTTTGGACAAAACTGCAGTAACGAAGTCACCAATACATTATTAACTACTGCAGGGTATCCGAAATGGTGTTATCCCTTGATCAGTGGGTTGATTTGTTTAGTCCCACTAGCTAAAACACCATTGAATGCCAAGCCCATTATTTCAACATTGGATGTTTTATTTGGGGTCGCCAATATTAGCACAAACAAGATCAGAGAGACCGTCAATTCATTAGGAAGATTTGTGATTAGAATTGGTGTTAATGCTGTTTTTGTCGTGTTGGCCATTTTGTTCCCTGAATTCGACAAAATCATTGGAATGCTCGGAGCATctatttgttttattatcTGTATTATTTTGCCATGTTTGTTTTATGTTCGATTATGTGGCTCCAAAATTAGAGGTTTCGAAAGATTTATGGTTTATTCGGCTATTTTCATTTCGTGCGTATTAGCAAGCGCGGCAACTTGGGCTGTCCTCAATTATTGA
- a CDS encoding uncharacterized protein (Putative protein of unknown function; Hap43-repressed; repressed by nitric oxide; Spider biofilm induced) — protein MYIPKKYLQEDWEQVEYLIKNYPLATVVTNDENGTIIANHIPFVLKEDPESGKKYLIAHIAKTNHQVPTLADSDNVLVIFQSADSYITPNYYPGKPETHKYVPTWDFACVHIYGSSKIIDNFDFVRSQITHLTDQQEAGKPDSWKVSDAPEKYLKVMQKAIAGLQIEIKSTQCKYKFEQDMKSADIQGVVDGLQKDGKSQMSNFVKESNLTKIG, from the coding sequence ATGtatattccaaaaaaatacttgCAAGAAGATTGGGAACAGGTGGAATACTTGATTAAAAACTATCCCTTAGCAACAGTTGTCACCAATGACGAAAACGGAACAATTATTGCTAATCACATCCCCtttgttttgaaagaagATCCTGAATCGGGTAAGAAATACTTGATTGCCCATATCGCAAAGACAAATCATCAAGTTCCAACTTTAGCTGATTCCGATAACGTCTTGGTGATTTTCCAATCGGCTGATTCCTATATAACTCCAAATTACTACCCAGGAAAACCAGAAACCCACAAATACGTGCCAACATGGGATTTTGCTTGTGTTCACATTTACGGAAGCTCTAAAATAATcgataattttgattttgtgaGAAGTCAAATCACCCACTTGACTGATCAACAAGAAGCCGGTAAGCCCGATAGCTGGAAAGTTTCAGATGCTcctgaaaaatatttgaaagtaATGCAAAAAGCTATTGCGGGCCTCCAAATCGAAATAAAGTCCACTCAGTGCAAGTACAAGTTTGAGCAAGATATGAAAAGTGCAGATATTCAAGGGGTTGTTGATGGTTTACAAAAGGATGGTAAAAGTCAAATGTCTAATTTTGTTAAAGAGTCTAATCTTACAAAAATAGGGTAG
- a CDS encoding uncharacterized protein (Putative cytoplasmic RNA-binding protein; heterozygous null mutant exhibits hypersensitivity to parnafungin and cordycepin in C. albicans fitness test; Spider biofilm repressed): protein MSDQIPVENQQVPSENSEEVKNKLEEMEQETAKLRELHSQLSSESTNGVTHPTDEEKRDTDARSIYIGNVDYGSTPLELQQHFSSAGVVNRVTILTNKFTGQPKGFAYLEFADTDAVNKAVATLDGSTFRERQLKVSAKRTNIPGISVKRGFPGRGRGNFRGGRGRGGRGGRGGFRGARGGPRFNPY from the coding sequence ATGTCTGATCAAATACCAGTTGAAAACCAACAAGTTCCTTCTGAGAATTCAGAGGAAGTAAAGAATAAATTGGAAGAAATGGAACAAGAAACTGCCAAGTTGAGAGAACTTCATTCACAATTAAGTTCAGAGTCTACCAATGGCGTAACTCATCCTACCGATGAAGAAAAGAGGGACACAGATGCAAGATCCATATACATAGGTAACGTTGATTATGGTTCAACACCATTAGAATTGCAACAACATTTTTCAAGTGCCGGGGTTGTTAACAGAGTAACAATATTGACAAACAAATTCACTGGTCAACCAAAAGGGTTTGCATATTTGGAATTTGCAGACACTGATGCAGTCAATAAAGCTGTTGCTACGTTGGATGGGTCGACTTTTAGGGAACGTCAATTGAAGGTTCTGGcaaaaagaacaaataTTCCTGGTATAAGTGTGAAAAGAGGTTTTCCTGGAAGAGGCAGAGGCAACTTCCGAGGTGGTAGAGGCAGAGGTGGCAGAGGTGGAAGAGGTGGTTTCAGAGGCGCAAGAGGCGGACCTAGATTTAACCCATATTGA